From the genome of Dickeya aquatica, one region includes:
- a CDS encoding PDC sensor domain-containing protein: MTRLSTRGALAEAVFASLIFVALLGFSTYMVYHKSINALEQEIKIGLLSTVRAAASTLAGEQFQTISANTSRDDPHYQQLAAQLERIRQASQDVRYIYTTIQDDEQVRFVVNPSPQNDNDGDGLPDLPPALMQVYDHAPAELVSALQRHQTGVSDQPYRDEWGIFISAYAPFYDSHGTFCGVLAMDLELSSFYQRLEALNQVFRKAIITIVFLGLVVGLAVWWMRRNSQQVREQLVSRDSAYAALLQATSPLQLARMHDWPLPLCFLRGGPPAAPAELPVYHEICPAPFAWQQHDLHAWWQAAAAALAPCPRSTLTLHLTGPLEAHFSPDYYQHFWQHSLQLWRQLVQQPLVIDVRLHEEALLHWVISIHLTFTDNTAEKPASDEADPGWWPVFLHWQGQAESAQVTLFSPAKGHLCLHWRVAKFPEGA, from the coding sequence ATGACGCGTTTATCAACACGGGGAGCGCTGGCAGAGGCGGTATTCGCCAGCCTGATTTTCGTGGCGCTATTGGGTTTTTCCACCTACATGGTGTACCACAAGTCCATCAACGCGCTGGAGCAGGAGATCAAAATAGGCTTGTTGTCTACGGTGCGCGCGGCTGCCTCAACGCTGGCAGGCGAACAGTTTCAGACCATTAGCGCCAACACATCGCGCGATGACCCGCACTATCAGCAACTGGCCGCACAACTGGAGCGGATACGCCAGGCATCCCAGGATGTGCGCTATATCTACACCACGATACAAGACGATGAGCAGGTGCGTTTTGTGGTCAATCCCAGCCCGCAAAATGACAACGACGGGGATGGCCTGCCTGACTTGCCTCCGGCGCTGATGCAGGTGTATGACCATGCGCCAGCGGAGTTGGTCAGTGCCTTACAACGCCATCAAACCGGAGTGTCAGACCAGCCGTACCGGGACGAATGGGGCATCTTCATTAGCGCGTATGCACCGTTTTACGACAGTCACGGCACCTTTTGCGGTGTGCTGGCGATGGATCTGGAGCTGTCGAGCTTCTATCAGCGGCTGGAAGCGCTCAATCAGGTATTTCGTAAAGCCATTATTACCATCGTTTTTTTAGGCCTGGTGGTGGGGCTGGCGGTCTGGTGGATGCGGCGCAACAGCCAGCAGGTGCGTGAGCAGTTAGTCAGCCGCGATAGCGCCTATGCGGCTTTGTTACAGGCGACGTCGCCGCTGCAACTGGCGCGGATGCATGACTGGCCATTACCGCTGTGTTTCTTGCGTGGCGGGCCGCCTGCTGCGCCCGCTGAGCTGCCGGTGTATCACGAGATATGCCCTGCGCCGTTTGCCTGGCAACAGCATGATTTACATGCGTGGTGGCAGGCTGCTGCGGCTGCGCTGGCTCCCTGCCCGCGTTCAACCTTAACCCTGCACCTGACCGGGCCGCTGGAAGCGCATTTTTCCCCCGACTATTACCAGCATTTCTGGCAGCACAGCCTGCAACTGTGGCGACAACTGGTGCAACAACCGCTGGTGATTGATGTCCGTTTGCATGAAGAGGCGCTGCTGCATTGGGTGATATCCATACACCTGACATTCACTGATAACACCGCCGAGAAACCTGCGAGTGATGAGGCTGACCCAGGGTGGTGGCCGGTCTTTTTGCACTGGCAGGGTCAGGCGGAGTCAGCCCAGGTGACGCTGTTTTCGCCCGCAAAAGGGCATTTATGCCTGCACTGGCGGGTAGCGAAATTCCCCGAGGGGGCATGA
- a CDS encoding MFS transporter, whose protein sequence is MMRRQFAVLFIVQTFFIQLVSGINYVTIPVLMSQQGNSNLWVGLAMSCEIIGVLLFHQRLNRLIQRVGLVWAALLLVVLRAALCASMAWQQYYPGWLATILGYGVCTGMQLILLQTWLNQLPLRRRGLVMGLFSAALSLGVALGPVMLQMLALSMPHRFFLTALLSLSALLLVWVAGISPPTDEVALVRFRFVCRHARAILVSALVGGISFYGLPNFLMLYGISDGLGEARASLLMTMFMLGSVTLGMVVSLLSDWVNRQWIVVCCIFCSVVCAVFLALAVYSDYGATLCLLYVWGGCMGGIYSIGLSLLGDRFHPRQQMSANMSYTMMDSLGGIAGLIGIGFMMDRMGSEGMTLVLVVVGCAFLCYLVWELVEHQTPFQ, encoded by the coding sequence ATGATGCGACGTCAATTTGCTGTGTTATTTATTGTACAAACCTTTTTCATTCAACTGGTTTCCGGCATTAACTACGTCACTATTCCGGTGCTGATGAGCCAGCAGGGCAACAGCAATCTGTGGGTTGGGCTGGCGATGTCGTGTGAAATTATCGGCGTGTTGCTGTTTCATCAACGCCTTAACCGGCTGATTCAACGCGTGGGGCTGGTGTGGGCGGCACTGCTGTTGGTGGTGTTACGTGCGGCACTGTGCGCCAGTATGGCCTGGCAGCAGTATTACCCCGGCTGGCTGGCGACGATTCTGGGCTACGGGGTGTGCACCGGCATGCAACTTATCTTGCTGCAAACCTGGCTGAATCAGTTGCCGTTACGGCGTCGTGGGCTGGTGATGGGGCTATTTTCGGCGGCTTTATCACTCGGCGTTGCGCTGGGGCCGGTGATGTTGCAGATGCTGGCCTTGTCGATGCCACACCGTTTTTTCCTGACGGCGTTACTGAGCCTGAGCGCGCTGCTGCTGGTGTGGGTGGCGGGCATCAGCCCGCCAACTGACGAGGTGGCATTGGTGCGTTTTCGCTTTGTCTGCCGCCATGCCCGCGCCATTTTGGTTTCCGCCCTGGTCGGGGGCATCAGCTTTTATGGCTTGCCCAATTTTTTGATGCTCTATGGCATCAGCGACGGGCTTGGCGAAGCGCGCGCATCGTTGCTGATGACCATGTTCATGCTCGGCAGTGTGACGCTTGGTATGGTCGTCAGCCTGCTATCCGATTGGGTGAACCGGCAGTGGATCGTGGTGTGTTGTATTTTCTGCTCGGTCGTCTGTGCGGTGTTTCTGGCTTTGGCGGTCTATTCCGATTATGGCGCAACGCTGTGTTTACTCTATGTCTGGGGCGGCTGCATGGGTGGCATTTACAGCATTGGGTTATCGCTGCTTGGCGATCGGTTTCACCCGCGTCAACAGATGTCTGCCAACATGAGCTACACCATGATGGACTCGCTGGGCGGCATTGCCGGGCTGATTGGCATCGGTTTTATGATGGACCGTATGGGGTCGGAAGGGATGACGCTGGTGCTGGTAGTCGTGGGCTGTGCGTTCCTTTGCTATCTGGTGTGGGAGCTGGTTGAACACCAGACACCCTTCCAGTAA
- a CDS encoding polysaccharide lyase, with amino-acid sequence MKALITPITAGLLLALSQTAMAATDTGGFAVTAGGNVAGAVSKTANSMQDIVDIIAAARLDANGKKVKGGAYPLVITYTGNEDSLINAAAADICSQWSKDPRGVEIKEFTKGVTIIGAKGSSANFGIWIKKSSDVVVQNMRIGYLPGGAKDGDMIRVDDSPSVWIDHNELFAANHECPGTPDNDTTFESAVDIKGASDTVTVSYNYIHGVKKVGLDGSSSSDTGRNITYHHNLYNDVNARLPLQRGGLVHAYNNLYGNVTSSGLNVRQNGQALIENNWFENAVNPVTSRYDGKNFGTWVLKNNNITKPADFATYNITWNGDTKPYVNADSWTSNGTFPAVTYSYSPVSAQCVKNKLANYAGVDKNLATLTSAACQ; translated from the coding sequence ATGAAAGCACTCATTACCCCGATTACCGCCGGGCTGTTACTGGCATTAAGTCAAACCGCAATGGCGGCTACCGATACCGGAGGCTTTGCCGTTACGGCAGGTGGTAACGTGGCTGGCGCAGTCAGTAAAACCGCCAATTCCATGCAGGATATCGTCGATATCATTGCCGCTGCGCGTCTGGACGCCAATGGCAAGAAGGTCAAAGGCGGTGCTTATCCTCTCGTTATCACCTACACCGGCAACGAAGACAGCCTGATCAACGCCGCCGCCGCTGACATCTGTTCGCAGTGGAGTAAGGACCCGCGTGGCGTGGAAATCAAGGAGTTCACCAAAGGTGTCACCATCATCGGTGCTAAAGGCTCATCGGCCAACTTTGGTATCTGGATTAAAAAGTCATCTGACGTCGTGGTACAGAACATGCGTATTGGCTATTTGCCGGGCGGCGCGAAAGATGGCGACATGATCCGGGTGGATGATTCGCCGAGCGTATGGATTGATCACAACGAGCTGTTTGCGGCGAACCATGAGTGCCCCGGTACACCGGATAACGACACCACCTTTGAATCCGCCGTGGATATCAAGGGCGCATCGGATACCGTGACCGTCTCTTACAACTACATCCACGGGGTGAAAAAAGTCGGCCTGGATGGCTCAAGCTCCAGCGATACCGGCCGCAATATCACCTATCACCACAACCTGTATAACGACGTTAACGCCCGCCTGCCGCTGCAACGTGGCGGCCTGGTGCATGCCTATAACAACCTGTACGGCAATGTCACCAGCTCTGGCCTGAATGTGCGCCAGAATGGCCAGGCACTGATTGAAAACAACTGGTTTGAGAACGCGGTGAACCCCGTCACATCACGCTATGATGGGAAAAATTTCGGCACCTGGGTGCTGAAAAATAACAACATTACCAAACCGGCCGATTTCGCTACCTACAACATTACCTGGAATGGCGACACCAAGCCGTATGTCAATGCGGATAGCTGGACATCCAACGGAACATTCCCTGCCGTTACCTACAGCTACAGCCCGGTCAGCGCCCAGTGTGTGAAAAACAAACTGGCCAACTACGCCGGGGTGGATAAAAACCTCGCAACGCTCACCAGTGCGGCCTGCCAGTAA
- a CDS encoding PatA/PatG family cyanobactin maturation protease — MMNPSNHHAVLADNPLAGLQQLGINGEGIKVAIIDGAIDGHHPVLNHLNIECLSGCENKSTSHGTAVCSIIGGQGVGIAPDVNIVSIPVFHEDERGNIQGCSERAMAKAIRDARLHGCHIINISGASLSSNGHGTDELRKAVEDCEQQGILIVAAVGNEGRNSESLPASMDFVLAVGACDKEGLPASFNNYGLKLRRKMLLASGVSIPVATPNYDLSVVSGSSFSAPVVSAISALIMGAMNVANDRRAPEMIRDVLFNTATPLMLSATANRESVIYRLNIQKLFRRIAQEFYHQPSKRIMTMSTEENNIEPVATELLVPSIIDTHQDIIPAGETFAAPVSAGVDAGTAVAVSARDSGLSLPRISDPAANHYVHAPARRIVPQSSSLDARTIRDQEKIFAIGQIGYDFGTEARLDYFTQVMGNKSGYPFDPVHMAEHLNTGDNAEQSNALIWTLKIDGIPVYAIKPDAQFAVLEYARLVEFLYEQETKGVERVSIAGTISGETRLFNGQVIPTISPVLRGMFNWESQDISKMLMGESAVGTPKSKELVNFINRIYYELRNRGYESNERAINYAATNAYQMKEIFDDAFAEGLFLNKISAERSPVSRPESDCWDVVLEFFNPKERLTAARKLYRYTIDVSDVMPITIGTLRNWHAY; from the coding sequence ATGATGAACCCATCAAACCATCATGCTGTGTTAGCTGATAATCCGCTTGCAGGATTACAGCAATTAGGGATAAATGGAGAAGGAATAAAGGTCGCTATTATTGATGGTGCTATTGATGGTCATCATCCCGTTTTGAATCATTTAAACATTGAATGCCTTTCTGGCTGTGAGAATAAAAGTACCTCACACGGTACGGCTGTATGCAGCATTATTGGTGGCCAGGGTGTAGGTATTGCACCAGATGTGAATATTGTCAGCATTCCTGTATTTCATGAGGATGAAAGAGGAAATATACAAGGGTGTTCAGAACGCGCTATGGCAAAAGCGATCCGCGATGCCAGATTACATGGCTGCCATATTATTAATATCAGTGGTGCATCCTTGTCATCGAATGGTCATGGTACGGATGAACTGCGTAAAGCCGTCGAGGATTGCGAACAACAAGGAATATTAATTGTTGCCGCTGTTGGTAATGAAGGGCGCAATAGTGAATCGTTACCGGCATCGATGGATTTTGTTTTGGCTGTCGGAGCCTGTGATAAAGAGGGATTACCCGCCTCATTTAATAACTACGGGTTGAAATTAAGAAGGAAAATGTTGCTGGCATCAGGTGTCTCAATCCCTGTTGCTACGCCGAATTATGATCTGTCTGTTGTATCCGGTAGCAGTTTTTCTGCCCCTGTGGTGTCAGCCATATCGGCACTGATAATGGGGGCGATGAATGTAGCAAACGATCGTCGTGCACCAGAAATGATACGGGACGTGCTGTTTAATACCGCCACCCCGTTAATGTTGTCAGCGACAGCGAATCGGGAGTCAGTGATATACCGATTAAATATTCAGAAATTATTCCGGCGCATAGCACAGGAATTTTATCACCAACCATCAAAAAGGATCATGACCATGTCAACTGAAGAAAATAATATTGAGCCTGTGGCGACAGAGCTGCTGGTTCCCTCCATCATCGACACTCACCAGGATATTATTCCGGCGGGTGAGACGTTTGCGGCACCGGTGAGTGCTGGCGTGGACGCAGGCACTGCGGTGGCCGTATCTGCACGAGACAGCGGGCTGTCACTGCCGAGGATCAGCGATCCGGCTGCGAATCATTATGTCCATGCTCCCGCCCGGCGAATTGTGCCGCAATCGTCTTCGCTGGATGCGCGCACCATTCGCGATCAGGAAAAGATCTTTGCTATCGGCCAGATTGGTTATGACTTTGGTACCGAAGCCCGCCTGGATTATTTCACTCAGGTCATGGGTAATAAAAGTGGTTATCCGTTTGATCCCGTCCATATGGCTGAGCATTTAAATACCGGTGATAACGCCGAGCAATCCAACGCATTAATCTGGACGTTAAAAATAGATGGTATTCCTGTTTATGCCATTAAACCGGATGCGCAATTCGCTGTGCTGGAATATGCACGACTAGTGGAATTCCTGTATGAACAGGAAACCAAAGGTGTCGAGCGTGTTTCTATTGCTGGCACCATCAGCGGTGAAACCCGGCTGTTTAACGGCCAGGTCATCCCGACCATCAGCCCGGTATTACGTGGCATGTTTAACTGGGAGTCTCAGGATATTTCCAAAATGCTCATGGGCGAAAGTGCCGTGGGTACGCCGAAATCCAAGGAGCTGGTTAACTTTATTAATCGTATTTATTACGAACTGCGTAACCGGGGCTATGAATCGAACGAACGTGCGATTAACTATGCCGCGACCAATGCGTATCAAATGAAAGAAATCTTTGATGATGCATTCGCTGAGGGGTTATTCCTCAACAAAATCAGTGCAGAGCGCAGCCCGGTTAGCCGCCCTGAATCAGATTGCTGGGACGTGGTGCTGGAGTTCTTTAACCCTAAAGAGCGCCTGACCGCCGCCCGAAAACTATATCGCTACACCATTGATGTCAGTGATGTAATGCCTATTACCATTGGCACATTGCGCAACTGGCATGCTTATTAA
- a CDS encoding glycoside hydrolase family 19 protein yields the protein MSLEISQEKLKKVMTAASADDLAQFQPALQKECLAAGLDTVLRFAHFIAQIAHESSELRARVENLNYSAKGLRSIFGRYFTTDDMAAQYERKPESIANIVYANRMGNGATESGDGWKYRGRGLIQLTGRDNYHACGSAIGQDLLTNPDLISQNPDVSVAAALWFWKKNGLSELADRDDINTITRRINGGLNGLVDRKNYLAKAKRAFG from the coding sequence ATGAGCCTTGAAATCAGTCAGGAAAAATTAAAAAAAGTGATGACCGCAGCCAGTGCCGATGATCTGGCGCAGTTTCAGCCTGCATTGCAAAAAGAGTGTCTGGCGGCCGGTCTTGATACGGTATTGCGCTTTGCGCATTTTATCGCCCAGATAGCCCATGAAAGTAGCGAGCTTCGTGCCCGGGTCGAGAATTTGAATTACAGCGCCAAGGGGCTGCGCTCAATATTCGGGCGCTATTTCACGACCGATGACATGGCCGCCCAGTATGAGCGCAAGCCGGAATCGATAGCCAATATTGTCTACGCCAACCGCATGGGGAATGGTGCAACCGAAAGCGGCGATGGCTGGAAATACCGCGGCCGCGGGTTGATTCAGTTAACCGGGCGTGACAACTACCATGCCTGCGGCAGTGCAATTGGTCAGGATTTACTGACCAACCCGGATCTGATTAGCCAAAACCCCGATGTATCGGTTGCTGCCGCCCTCTGGTTTTGGAAAAAAAATGGCTTGAGCGAGCTTGCCGATCGGGACGATATCAATACCATCACCCGCCGGATTAACGGGGGGCTCAACGGCCTGGTTGATCGCAAAAATTATCTGGCAAAAGCGAAACGCGCGTTTGGTTAA
- a CDS encoding pyridoxal-dependent decarboxylase, with protein MMQQTDELTIAPEGLHDVTRRRKLRDYGAQMAEKQRYFAGFQTNQQGEFDAQLRPLLEMNLLNLGDSDEAGAYQVNSKPFERAVVDYYARLWKMPSPYWGYLTAMGSTEGNMFGLWNARDFLCGAATMAWPALTRVRYAPVVLYSASSHYSIAKACRLLRLATPAEIGPMLGRCPLNNGIWPQALACDERGRIDVPALLQLVTFFHRYRRPVIICLTCGTTFSGACDDWQQISAWLGQNLPPNSAEQRSYWLHMDGALGANYLSFWPEPEGRKLAIDGQLAALHSLCASPYKWLSMPWPCGVVMLDARYRTAAMESPHYIGSRDATLSGSRPGLSAVVLWNQLCRLGDAGQRSLIQQCYDMQRYLHQQLRFLFARLDPTQTRLRLLPLLPGSLMVQFSAPNPTLIEQYSLSCEWVEVHGKRQRLCHVVVLPHCQRARLDSLVWALGRPGAFLPNEEV; from the coding sequence ATGATGCAACAAACGGATGAACTGACCATTGCGCCCGAAGGGCTGCACGATGTGACACGAAGGCGAAAATTGCGTGATTATGGTGCGCAAATGGCTGAAAAACAGCGCTATTTTGCGGGTTTTCAAACCAATCAGCAGGGCGAGTTTGACGCACAACTGCGACCACTGCTGGAGATGAACCTGTTGAATTTGGGCGACAGCGATGAAGCCGGGGCTTATCAGGTCAACAGCAAACCGTTCGAGCGCGCCGTGGTGGATTATTACGCCCGCCTGTGGAAGATGCCGTCACCCTATTGGGGATACCTGACGGCGATGGGGTCAACCGAGGGCAATATGTTCGGGCTATGGAACGCGCGCGACTTTCTGTGCGGTGCGGCCACGATGGCGTGGCCTGCGCTGACACGCGTGCGTTATGCGCCGGTGGTGCTCTATAGCGCCAGCAGCCATTACTCGATTGCCAAGGCCTGCCGGTTACTACGACTGGCAACCCCCGCAGAGATTGGGCCGATGCTGGGGCGTTGCCCGTTGAATAACGGTATCTGGCCACAGGCGCTGGCGTGTGATGAGCGCGGCCGCATTGATGTGCCTGCCTTGCTGCAACTGGTGACCTTTTTCCACCGTTATCGGCGGCCGGTGATTATCTGCCTGACCTGCGGTACCACCTTTAGCGGAGCCTGTGATGACTGGCAGCAGATAAGCGCGTGGCTTGGGCAAAATTTGCCGCCCAACAGCGCCGAACAACGCAGTTATTGGTTGCATATGGATGGCGCACTCGGGGCGAACTACCTGTCATTTTGGCCGGAGCCGGAAGGGCGGAAACTGGCGATTGATGGTCAACTGGCAGCCCTGCATTCCCTGTGCGCCAGCCCGTATAAATGGCTCAGTATGCCCTGGCCGTGCGGTGTGGTGATGCTGGATGCGCGCTATCGCACCGCTGCGATGGAAAGCCCTCACTATATCGGCAGCCGTGATGCCACGCTTTCCGGCTCCCGACCCGGCCTGTCAGCCGTGGTGCTGTGGAATCAGCTCTGCCGCCTGGGGGATGCCGGGCAGCGCTCGCTTATCCAGCAATGCTACGACATGCAGCGCTACCTCCATCAGCAATTACGTTTTCTGTTTGCAAGGCTCGACCCGACGCAGACGCGTTTACGCCTGCTCCCCCTGTTACCGGGGTCGCTGATGGTGCAGTTTAGTGCGCCGAACCCGACTCTCATCGAGCAGTATTCTTTGTCTTGCGAGTGGGTCGAGGTGCACGGAAAACGCCAACGGCTGTGCCATGTAGTGGTACTGCCGCATTGCCAGCGCGCCCGGCTCGACAGCCTGGTGTGGGCGCTGGGCCGCCCGGGCGCATTTTTGCCAAACGAGGAGGTATAA
- a CDS encoding ligand-gated ion channel, whose protein sequence is MRYLLWLLCGYWLLSLAAYADPLATSAPMIPVLNRPIAANHPVALNRPVSSSQTTPPEPEPDAQPVDVNVSLFINKIYGVNTLEQTYKVDGYIVAQWSEKPRKTPQGKPLVVENAQIERWITRGLWVPTLEFINVVGSPDIGNKRLMLFPDGRVIYNARFLGTFSNDMDFRLFPFDHQQFVLELEPFSFNNQQLRFNSVRVYNENIDNEEIDEWWVRGNAQTRISDVRYDHLSSVQPNQNVFSRITVQLDAVRNPSYYLWSFILPLGLIIAASWSVFWLESFAERLQTSFTLMLTVVAYAFYTSNILPRLPYTTIIDQMIIAGYGSIFAAILLIIFAHHRKMRGVGGEWLIRRCRLIFPLGILVISGVLIARGVSL, encoded by the coding sequence ATGCGATATCTGCTGTGGCTTCTGTGCGGTTATTGGCTGCTGTCTTTGGCCGCATACGCCGACCCCCTTGCCACCTCTGCACCCATGATACCGGTGCTAAACCGTCCGATTGCGGCTAATCATCCAGTGGCGTTAAACCGGCCGGTGTCATCCAGCCAAACCACGCCACCAGAACCCGAGCCAGACGCTCAACCGGTAGACGTTAACGTCAGCCTGTTTATTAATAAAATCTACGGGGTGAACACGCTAGAGCAGACCTATAAAGTGGATGGCTATATCGTGGCACAGTGGAGCGAAAAACCCCGCAAGACGCCGCAGGGAAAACCACTGGTGGTTGAAAATGCCCAGATAGAGCGCTGGATAACCCGTGGCTTGTGGGTGCCGACGCTGGAGTTTATCAATGTGGTGGGCAGCCCGGATATCGGCAATAAACGGCTGATGCTGTTTCCCGACGGGCGGGTGATTTATAACGCCCGCTTTCTCGGGACGTTCAGCAACGACATGGATTTTCGTTTATTCCCGTTTGATCACCAGCAGTTTGTGCTGGAGCTGGAGCCGTTTTCCTTTAACAACCAGCAACTGCGGTTTAATTCTGTGCGGGTTTACAACGAGAACATCGATAACGAAGAGATAGACGAGTGGTGGGTCAGGGGCAATGCGCAAACCCGGATAAGCGACGTGCGTTACGATCACCTCAGCAGTGTGCAACCGAACCAGAACGTCTTCTCCCGCATCACGGTACAACTGGATGCCGTGCGTAACCCTTCTTACTACCTGTGGAGTTTTATTCTGCCGCTCGGGCTGATTATTGCTGCGTCATGGAGTGTGTTCTGGCTGGAGTCTTTTGCCGAGCGATTACAAACCTCGTTTACGTTGATGCTCACCGTGGTGGCTTATGCCTTTTACACCAGCAATATTCTGCCGCGCCTGCCTTATACCACCATCATTGACCAGATGATCATCGCCGGATATGGCAGCATTTTCGCCGCCATTTTGCTGATTATCTTCGCCCATCATCGCAAGATGCGCGGTGTTGGCGGTGAGTGGCTGATTCGGCGCTGCCGGTTGATTTTTCCACTGGGGATTTTAGTCATCAGCGGCGTGCTGATCGCCCGAGGGGTGAGCTTATGA
- a CDS encoding polysaccharide lyase gives MKALVAPIAAGLLLALSHASLAADTGGYTKTDGGDVAGAVKKTAASMQDIVKIIDDAKLDANGKKVKGGAYPLIITYTGNEDSLINAAAADICSQSAKDARGVEIKDFTKGITIIGANGSSANFGIWIVNSENVVVRNMRIGYLPGGAQDGDMFRIDNSPNVWLDHNELFAANHECDGTKDGDTTFESAFDIKKGATYVTISYNYIHGVKKVGLAGFSATDSAERNITYHHNIYSDVNARLPLQRGGNVHTYNNLYTKITSSGINVRQNGKALIENNWFENAVDPVTSRYDGSNFGTWVLKGNNITKPADFATYNITWDADTKAYKNADAWTSTGTYPTVPYSYSPVSAQCVKDKLASYAGVGKNLATLTAAACGK, from the coding sequence ATGAAAGCATTAGTTGCCCCGATTGCCGCAGGTTTACTGCTGGCACTGAGCCACGCCAGTCTGGCTGCGGATACTGGTGGTTATACCAAGACAGACGGCGGTGATGTCGCCGGTGCGGTGAAGAAGACCGCCGCTTCGATGCAGGACATTGTAAAAATTATCGATGACGCCAAACTTGACGCTAACGGTAAGAAAGTGAAAGGCGGTGCCTACCCGCTGATTATTACTTATACCGGCAATGAAGACAGCCTGATCAACGCGGCGGCTGCCGATATCTGTAGTCAATCCGCCAAAGACGCCCGTGGCGTGGAAATCAAAGATTTCACCAAAGGCATCACCATCATTGGTGCTAACGGCTCATCTGCCAACTTTGGTATCTGGATTGTGAACTCTGAGAATGTGGTCGTTCGTAACATGCGTATCGGCTACCTGCCGGGTGGCGCACAAGACGGCGACATGTTCCGTATCGACAACTCGCCGAACGTCTGGCTTGATCACAACGAACTGTTTGCCGCCAACCACGAGTGTGATGGTACCAAAGATGGCGATACCACCTTTGAGTCTGCCTTTGATATCAAAAAAGGCGCGACTTACGTCACCATCTCTTATAACTACATTCACGGTGTGAAGAAAGTCGGTCTGGCAGGCTTCAGCGCCACCGATAGCGCTGAACGCAACATCACTTATCATCACAACATCTACAGCGACGTGAATGCCCGTCTGCCGTTACAACGCGGTGGTAACGTTCATACCTATAACAACCTGTACACCAAAATCACCAGCTCTGGCATCAACGTGCGTCAGAACGGTAAAGCGCTGATCGAAAACAACTGGTTTGAAAACGCCGTTGACCCGGTCACATCCCGTTACGATGGCAGCAACTTCGGCACCTGGGTACTCAAAGGCAACAACATCACCAAACCGGCTGATTTTGCTACCTATAACATTACCTGGGATGCAGACACCAAAGCGTATAAAAACGCCGATGCCTGGACATCTACCGGGACGTATCCAACCGTACCTTATAGCTACAGCCCGGTCAGCGCCCAGTGTGTGAAAGACAAACTGGCTAGCTACGCCGGTGTTGGCAAAAACCTGGCCACACTGACCGCCGCCGCGTGCGGTAAATAA